In one Amia ocellicauda isolate fAmiCal2 chromosome 2, fAmiCal2.hap1, whole genome shotgun sequence genomic region, the following are encoded:
- the sdr16c5b gene encoding epidermal retinol dehydrogenase 2 isoform X2, whose protein sequence is MNFFLETLQVLVLSIYYLLESFVLLFIPVRRKNVTGEIVLITGAGSGIGRLMAVEFAKLGSTLVLWDINQEGSKETVRLVKENGASRVHSYLCDCSNKAEVYRVADQVKREVGDVSILINNAGIVTGKKFIESPDNLLEKTMEVNSMAHFWTYKAFLPAMIASNHGHLVSIASSAGLIGVNGLADYCASKFAAIGFAESVALELLSTGKDGIKTTIVCPYFINTGMFDGCCTKWPRMLPILEPNYVARKIVDAILKNQVLLLMPRSLYLLMALKNSIHWKFGVLLGRYFGVFESPDQYESHCKRH, encoded by the exons ATGAATTTCTTCCTGGAGACACTCCAGGTGTTGGTCCTGTCAATATATTACCTACTTGAATCTTTTGTACTGCTATTCATCCCGGTCAGGAGAAAGAATGTGACTGGAGAGATAGTGCTGATTACAGGGGCTGGCAGTGGCATTGGGAGGCTCATGGCAGTAGAGTTTGCCAAGCTGGGCTCCACGTTGGTACTGTGGGACATCAACCAGGAGGGTAGTAAGGAAACTGTCAGGCTAGTCAAGGAAAATGGAGCCTCCAGAGTCCATTCATACCTCTGTGACTGTAGTAATAAGGCTGAAGTCTACAGAGTTGCAGATCAG gtCAAAAGGGAAGTTGGTGATGTTAGTATTCTTATTAACAATGCTGGAATTGTCACTGGCAAGAAATTCATTGAATCCCCAGATAACCTCTTAGAGAAGACTATGGAAGTCAATAGCATGGCTCACTTCTGG ACTTACAAAGCATTCCTGCCAGCAATGATTGCTAGCAACCATGGACATCTTGTCAGTATTGCCAGTTCTGCTGGGCTGATTGGTGTAAATGGACTAGCAG ATTATTGTGCCAGTAAATTTGCAGCTATTGGTTTTGCCGAGTCTGTGGCTCTGGAATTGTTGTCTACTGGGAAAGATGGGATAAAAACTACAATTGTTTGTCCATATTTCATAAACACTGGAATGTTTGATGGATGCTGTACAAA GTGGCCCCGTATGCTTCCTATTTTGGAGCCAAATTATGTTGCAAGAAAGATTGTGGATGCAATTCTGAAGAATCAGGTCCTTCTATTGATGCCAAGAAGCTTGTACCTTTTAATGGCTTTGAAGAA TTCCATTCACTGGAAGTTTGGAGTCCTCCTGGGAAGATACTTCGGTGTTTTTGAAAGCCCAGATCAGTATGAAAGTCATTGCAAGCGTCACTGA
- the penkb gene encoding proenkephalin b: protein MALAVRCPCWLLVLSACLILTVRADCGKDCTHCTYHPQGRQAEINTLTCTLECEGKLASAKSWDLCKEILQGKKGDISSEEDNIAIESVNQENDGHQLAKKYGGFMKRYGGFMKKTAELYNVEPEDENNGREILAKRYGGFMKKDAESGVDTVNLLKEILNAGGSDMESHGDHDGEIMKRYGGFMRSIKRSLDLEDGIKELQKRYGGFMRRVGRPEWKEDQKRYGGFLKRSRDDTAESNSEDMQDMEKRYGGFMGY, encoded by the exons ATGGCGTTAGCTGTAAGATGCCCGTGTTGGCTGCTGGTCCTGAGCGCCTGTCTGATACTCACCGTGAGAGCCGACTGTGGCAAAGACTGTACCCACTGCACATACCATCCACAGGGTCGCCAGGCAGAAATCAACACTCTG ACATGTACATTAGAATGTGAAGGGAAGCTGGCTTCTGCAAAATCCTGGGATCTGTGCAAAGAAATATTACAAGGAAAAAAGGGCGATATTTCATCAGAAGAAGATAACATTGCCATTGAAAGTGTCAATCAAGAGAATGATGGCCACCAACTTGCAAAGAAGTATGGTGGCTTTATGAAACGCTATGGTGGCTTCATGAAGAAAACAGCTGAACTCTACAATGTCGAACCAGAGGATGAAAACAATGGTAGAGAGATTCTAGCTAAGAGGTACGGAGGATTTATGAAGAAAGAtgcagagagtggagtagacaCAGTTAACCTTTTAAAGGAGATCCTGAATGCAGGTGGCAGTGACATGGAAAGCCATGGAGACCATGATGGCGAGATCATGAAAAGGTATGGAGGATTTATGAGGAGCATCAAGAGAAGCCTAGACCTTGAAGATGGGATAAAAGAGCTTCAGAAAAGATATGGTGGGTTCATGAGAAGGGTGGGCAGACCTGAATGGAAAGAAGACCAAAAAAGGTATGGTGGATTTCTCAAGCGATCCAGAGATGACACCGCTGAAAGTAACTCTGAAGATATGcaagacatggaaaagagataTGGAGGATTTATGGGATATTAG
- the sdr16c5b gene encoding epidermal retinol dehydrogenase 2 isoform X1 — protein MNFFLETLQVLVLSIYYLLESFVLLFIPVRRKNVTGEIVLITGAGSGIGRLMAVEFAKLGSTLVLWDINQEGSKETVRLVKENGASRVHSYLCDCSNKAEVYRVADQVKREVGDVSILINNAGIVTGKKFIESPDNLLEKTMEVNSMAHFWTYKAFLPAMIASNHGHLVSIASSAGLIGVNGLADYCASKFAAIGFAESVALELLSTGKDGIKTTIVCPYFINTGMFDGCCTKWPRMLPILEPNYVARKIVDAILKNQVLLLMPRSLYLLMALKNIIPVKLGVLLGLYLGAFNFMDQFMGRTKKD, from the exons ATGAATTTCTTCCTGGAGACACTCCAGGTGTTGGTCCTGTCAATATATTACCTACTTGAATCTTTTGTACTGCTATTCATCCCGGTCAGGAGAAAGAATGTGACTGGAGAGATAGTGCTGATTACAGGGGCTGGCAGTGGCATTGGGAGGCTCATGGCAGTAGAGTTTGCCAAGCTGGGCTCCACGTTGGTACTGTGGGACATCAACCAGGAGGGTAGTAAGGAAACTGTCAGGCTAGTCAAGGAAAATGGAGCCTCCAGAGTCCATTCATACCTCTGTGACTGTAGTAATAAGGCTGAAGTCTACAGAGTTGCAGATCAG gtCAAAAGGGAAGTTGGTGATGTTAGTATTCTTATTAACAATGCTGGAATTGTCACTGGCAAGAAATTCATTGAATCCCCAGATAACCTCTTAGAGAAGACTATGGAAGTCAATAGCATGGCTCACTTCTGG ACTTACAAAGCATTCCTGCCAGCAATGATTGCTAGCAACCATGGACATCTTGTCAGTATTGCCAGTTCTGCTGGGCTGATTGGTGTAAATGGACTAGCAG ATTATTGTGCCAGTAAATTTGCAGCTATTGGTTTTGCCGAGTCTGTGGCTCTGGAATTGTTGTCTACTGGGAAAGATGGGATAAAAACTACAATTGTTTGTCCATATTTCATAAACACTGGAATGTTTGATGGATGCTGTACAAA GTGGCCCCGTATGCTTCCTATTTTGGAGCCAAATTATGTTGCAAGAAAGATTGTGGATGCAATTCTGAAGAATCAGGTCCTTCTATTGATGCCAAGAAGCTTGTACCTTTTAATGGCTTTGAAGAA cATTATACCTGTAAAGCTTGGGGTGCTCCTGGGCCTGTATCTTGGTGCTTTTAACTTCATGGATCAATTCATGGGTCGTACAAAGAAGGATTAA